Below is a genomic region from Oryzias melastigma strain HK-1 linkage group LG7, ASM292280v2, whole genome shotgun sequence.
tgtgtttgtgctgcaattTATTAATAGCCTAATTGTCAGCAGTCATCCTAAGAAGTGTGCAACAGCAAAGCACCGATAAAGAAGAACATACCTGAGTAAGAATCTCCGCATCTTCAACAGTTGATAGGTaagggtaaaaaataaaatcaggtgTTCAGCAGGATCCTTTTggtatgaaaaataaaagtaaaaatgttaaggCCGTTCAAACATATCAAAGGAGGCACAAGGCACGAGGCCTCTTGCTCTGAGTCCTATTCAACTCTGTCTCTCCCCGTTAGGCTCCTCTGCAGCCACCAGCATAAATGGGATGGCTCTGTGCAGACAAACGCAACCTTCCTGTAAAGCACCCacaccatctttttttttttttttttttcactattgtATCCTTAATGGCACGCTTGCACTCCAACCTCCAAATTTCCCCTTTGCCCACATTACAAACCACAAACCAACAGTCTGGCACACACCACAGAAACATTTCTTCCCTTTGAGAAAAAGTTTGCTCTTTACAAATTCCCTCCAAACACCATCAATTccaattatatatatgtatataaaaagcaagtaaaaaaagagatttagcACTATAACGCTGAAAAAAGCAAGCCAAATGGTTGTTTTAGAACCAGGCAGAACAAAAGCTgctaaagtaacaaaaaaaaaagtttgaggagTGGGATGTGGAGCACCTGGAGTCAGAGCAAGCATGGCAGTGAGGGCCCTGCTCAAGCAGGAGTGGCTTTGAGGCAGGATTGAGTCTTGGTTTAGCAGGGATGGAATGTACACCCTCCGACAGGTAAGAAAGACCACATTGTTCTTCTATTTGGCAGAGCAACTGCAAGGGGAGAGAAGGAAGGGGGAGAATGAAGGGGAGCGTGTCTTACATAGCAAGTGACCATTAAGATCCAtcaccaggaaaaaaataaaagtccataTCTGAAACTTTGAAAAGTGAATCTGCATGTGTTttagtaaatgtatttatttttactaattattttctgcatcagaaaAATAGTATCAACTTTCAATTAGAGCAAGGTGACACAAAATTTCCTACTAGGTGCCGTAACAGTCAACCAGTTGGCACATGGTTATTAATTATATCACATTTTTGTGAcaaaggaattttaggcttctctatcttttttaacttttttaaccttattaactatttttaattattgaatatctctaaaaagaaaaatgctaattgATAGCACATTGCAATAAAAGTACTCAAATTAGAACAGAACCAAACCCAATTTTTTCACaacctcttcttcctctttatgGTATATATGAATTTACATATCGTGTATCGGTTTGattttgaatgcaaaaaaagtctCCTTTTAAGGGATGCTTTTTAACGACATTGTTTGTGACTCCTTAGCATAACTGTCTTATTATTTCCCacgacacaaacatcctttttttatgGTAAATTTACTACAATATTTATTAAGAATGAGATAAAACTATTAAGGACAGTTAAAAATCCAAAGTCAGAACTTTTTCAGGAAATGTGACAGTGTGATAAcatcatattttatttgtcggaatgttttatttaccattttcttCAGATGGAAAAGTAGGTGGCTGACAAAGTCAAGAAAGGTAAATGTCTACCAGGAATAAGAAGAAGGGACTTCCCAAACCAAGTTCCTAGCACCCAGCCCCTGACTCAACCCCTGCCACAGCGAGCCAAAGACACCCTGTTATTACTGCAACCACAGTGGCTTTAACTCTGGACACAGTTCCCAGATCGACGCCCACATTCCCACCGTGTGTTCGCTCGCTTCAATTAGTCTTTGACATCTCTGCTTTATGGCCTCCCTGAATCTCCCTAGTCTGTCATAGTTCACTTCTCAAGCACCTCAGCCACTTAACCAACTTTACTTTAGAAACGGAGGTTAGTCACTGGCTTTAAACAGCCGACAGCTGAGTCTCTTAGGCTTAATGACCCCAGCTTCACACAAAGCCGTGTCATATACAAGCTGACCTACATTGCTGAAAACGTGGTTacgttttcttgatttttaccGCATATCGATGACATACAGCATGTTTCCAGCTGTTAATGTGTCTAGTCAGGAGTTTTggcctgtttgttttttcttgagcatcagaaaacttttattttttccaatatgGGAGGAAATACCCACTCACTGCCACACAAAACCAGTGTTTTCTCTGAGCTGTGGTATTAGAAAGGGAATGTTTTGAAGTCTACTTCTGGGAAGTGGAAAAAGTCCTGGATGCTAAATGCTGGTTAACTGACCTTTTGTCAAATAGTGAGTTTTATAGTGGAGATATTGTAGTTATAatctttatgttaaaaaggtaaaatgtttgttgagtttttttggaTCTGtatcattgttaaaaaaaaatatatatatatatttttttttatacagaccTCCTCAGAAGCAAAATCGAGGCTTTTGCTCGGTCTCAGACTGTTTTTCATGACAGTAACTCATTAAAATGCAACCACAACCTGGAGAGAAAATGAGGAACCCGAAGATGCAGCATCATTCTTCACAGTGTCCCAATAAGGCCCGGCCTTATCTCGAGATGTTCagattaaaaagatgttttgcaACAATGTTGCACGTCTGGGTTACTTTCAGATAACTTCAGCTGtggtctgctttttttttcttttgacattgACTTTTTCGTGGTATTCCTATCAATGGTGTAgcaggaaaaaagtgtttatatttGTAATAGCCAGTACTATGAAGTGTTTGTAGTACATCAACATTGAAATGTGTTTAAGTGTGTGAAAGTAATTATGGGTGTGAAAAATGTTCATTGCACTAAAAGTGAAGGTGGGTTGGTGGTACAGACAGAAAAGGAAGGCATGGAAAGGAGGATGTTTGGTTGGCGGAAGCTCTGCTGAATGCTGATAAAAGAAGCACTTGATTCTAAGGAAGGGAACTGCTAACTGCTGTGGTTGCTGGCATAAGCTGGGAAGAGGGTGGTAGCCCATGCTTTCAAAACACCTAGCTtacaaattgaaataatatttttttatttttatgtcatgtcCTACTGTAAAAGATTCCTCATCCTTTTTATTGCTGTataatcaagattttttttcaaagctaaaaTTAAGTCGTGGAGTTTTAAATTCACTCAACTGCAGTCATtataatgtaaattattttttaagggaaaacatatttatatattaatccCAGAGCAAAGCTATAGGAATTTTATTCattataatatattattttgttaaattatctTTATTCCAAATCTGTTATCATCAGATTTGTTACTGCATTGTCTTTCAAAGACATgctgaagaaaacacaaagccTTACAATTTTGTGTGATTCCCTGCATCAAATGTCTTGAGAATAATGCCTATAagtgttttaatatttagataTGAGTGAGTTCACAGCAGCATATAGTTTCCTCGGAGCTTAAGGCAATTTCGAAATCTTCGTGGCTGAATTGGGTAAACATAGTGTGCTATTGCAACATTTCATGGCTTCCCACAGTCCTAGAATGGGTGTGCTtcaaacaaatgtgtgtttctaTGCTCAACGTTTACTGAAGACGGCAAATAACAAACGGCACAAACCCCTTTTCCCAGATTTACTTGAaactcaaaactaaaaatataaaagagttTGGCCAAGTGATGTCATTTATGGAATAAGATAGAGGGAAATCCCCATCAGCCATGGATTTTCAAACGCTTCCCAGAAGTATGAACTAAGATAATTGGAGTTGGTTAAATGTAGGAGGATCCTggaagaaatagaaaaaaaggtgCTGATGGTGTCAAGTATATACTCTGTCAAACTACAAACTCAGTCAaacgacaaaaaacaaaaacaaataaaagcaagtCTAATTTTGGCACAGGGTTCAATGAAGGAATAACATTTActcagatatatatttttagcacatttttttaaattaaaattgttcaCCTTAAAACTGTTGAACTGCGtagtctgttttgtttttacttaagtACATTTCCATCAATCCACTATCTAAACCTGCAGAATCCCTTTTGGGATAATGAgactgctggagcctatcccagctacagtTGAGAGAAACTTAAATAGATTCAagatatagaaaaaaagaattttaaataaatacaatgggATATATTTGTCCTGTAACGTTTTATTTGCAATATTTCTACTGTAAATATTCAGTCAGGAGTTGCAtactgataaaacattttccacCAGTACCTGTATTAGTAGAAAATTGCACAAAACATGGTTATTGCCATCAGCCAGTCAGATTTGACTATACAAATACTTTGAATGCACCTCCATGTCTACAAcgccttttttatatatataatctaaGAGAAAAAATTTGCTGTTTGCATCTttgcaaagcagcaggagtgCATGCCGGTggagaaaaacagcatttttgtgaGAGAACGAACTGTTTTAATCtctaaaatacaagaaaatattgtattaaacctttattttggtACTATAAACTTCTTAATACCAATTTTATCAACCAGTaggaaaatatgagcaaaagcATAATTCATGATGTCTTAAGTTGGGACCTTGATTTGCTAAAGAGAATCCAAACAATGGAATTATCcctattcatttatttactaaaaatgACTTCCAACGACTGGAAATACCAGAATTTGCACTTTAGTTTCCAATAATTTAAAAGTATAGttcaaacatgtttaaagtGACCAGTTAATGCATGAATGAACGAATACAAATATGACCCTTTTGACCATTTTAGGAGGTTTGTCATCTAGAGTTTAAGGTACTTTTACCAAGAGATAGTTTGCTTGTCTTATAAAATGATGTTAAAACACTAACaaagagcaaataaaaaggTTGTGCAGTATTctaaaactaataataaaatatacaatgtaataaaatacaaaactcaATATTAGTTGTaatttctattttctaaaatcaaattaaactagTTTAAGAGTGTAATCAGTAAGATTTTGATTTACTACTTATTAAAtacatgtgtttgtttgttatttaaaacGTCTGTTTCAttgctaatatttatatttaagattgctaaaataaaatccgCACTGGATAGACAAAAAACAAGACTAATCGTCATTTGTGAACCTGGTAGTTCAGAAATGATCAAACTTGCTCTATTAATTATAATAActtcaaataacaaaagttaTATAAAACTGATCAACTGCTGGCTTAAGGCAAATGCAAACTCTTTTATGTTGCCTTTACATAATAGTAAAGATTATGAATAACTGTCATTGTaaagaaccattgactgtaaaaataattaacagtCTATGTAAAGAACCAAAGGAGTGGAATTGACCTTTGCGTCTGCGCGTGACGTAAAAACTCCTCGACTCGACGTATTACGTAAGAAGTGCTGTGCTAGCTTGCCGTTAGCTAGAGAAGATGGATTCTCCCATACTGGTACGCCTGTGTTTGAGGTTCTTCGTGAActatattgttgttttaaaacgaatatgctgttatttatagAGACCTGTTAGTTGAGACGTGGCAGACTATGACTGCTTTGTAATGAACAGAGTTATTCTGTCGTCTAAGAGTTGGCTAACGAGCTAGCTTATGAGAAGTTAGCCTTCATGTGTCTCTTTCTTTTCTGATGATGTGGAAGTGTCGTGTCTTCCTGGTTATACTGGCTAAAATTGAAGCGATAGTTTTGAATATTGTTTCCCGATATTTTGTGATCGTTAGTTTGTCCCATTTGCCCCATTGATTAAGGCTGTTTTGTCTTTCTGTCAGTCATTTTTTCGTCCGCATCCACATTGTAGcacatgtttatttaaattgaacaaAGATAACACAGGTGATTGTTGTCCTTCCAGGAACCATCCTTGTATACGGTCAAAGCGGTTCTCATTCTGGATAATGATGGAGACAGACTTTATGCCAAGGTGAGTATTTATTCGTCTTTTGAACATAGTAAATATAAAACGTGACAAAAATGATGATAGCaattattttttggtgttttatgtCAGCTATCTAAATGGTAGGTCATTCACAAACAAAAGATGGACTATGCGTActcatcttttttaaatatctatgAATTGATGGTGTAAATAGTGAATAAACCTCAGATTTGCAACACTGTAATTTCTCAGACTCTACATAGTAATTAACTGTAAACATTATaaaattaaacgtttttttttcttttaaaaaatatgtaggaATGCTattattaataaactgtaatttttaattaataaaattcaAAGTACATCtcctaaaaatgtctttatgcaatcatttgaaaagaaaaatggccttttaaaagctaaacatAATTTGTCTTTATGGTATTTTACTGTAAGtagtaatatatttttattgtcacTGTTACAAGtacaaattattcaaaattacttgtataaagaaataaataattaaatagagCAAATTGATAAAGGAGGAAGTAGCTCAGTGGGAATACTAAACTTTTACTcacatgtgtatatatatatttttttattgtttggtgaTTAACATGGTTTGATTGgataaaatgaacagtttttatttaaaatctatattttgTTTGTCTATGTGGAGAATCATCTGTGTTGCATTTTTCATCTTCCAGTATTACGATGACACTTATCCAACGGTGAAGGAACAGAAAGCgtttgagaaaaatatattcaaCAAAACACACAGGACGGACAGTAAGTGATGTTTTacaataagtaaaaaaagacaCTGCTCGAAGctgtaaaaaagtgttttatgtttttgttttctctgacttGTCCATTTAGGTGAAATTGCTTTGCTGGAGGGCCTGACTGTCGTCTACAAAAGCAATATAGACCTCTTCTTTTATGTGATTGGGAGTTCACATGAAAATGAGGTGAATATTATAATATACTttttagaaatgtgaaaaaaaaactgttaaactaAAGTGCTTaatgatctttaaaaaacatcataagcataaagatttatttttacatgagaAACTTAGTGTGAATCCATGTTGTATTTCATGTATGGCTCTTACATTGAATAATGTGTTGTCTACTGTGATTAAAAGtgctgattttagttttttttttttttatccaagtttttatttaattaagaaataatATTAGATTTTATAGTTGCAGAATTTCAGAATATGTCATCAGTTTAGTGAAATTCTGCAATTATTTTTAGCTTGTCTACTTGTAAGTGCAGTAAATTCACAAGTTCACCCTTATTTTATATCTGTAACATTtacttttcatacttttttctgcttcaaaccttttaaaaataaatattttccccTGTTTCATTTCAACAGCTGATGCTTATGGCTGTTTTAAATTGCCTCTTCGATTCACTGAGTCAGATGTTGAGGTATGTTTGTGTCTGCAAATATGTATAGTaccttaaataattaaataaaactatacTGATATTCAGctcaaattgtatttatttgtaactttttaggaaaaatgttgaaaagagaGCATTGCTGGAGAACATGGAAGGACTCTTCTTGGCTGTGGATGAGATCGTAGACGGAGGGTAAGAAATGAGAAGCacaatgtgttatttttaagcCACAAAGAGCGTactattttgttttgtaatcGTTGCTATGACTCCTCACTTTCAGGGTGATCTTGGAGAGTGACCCACAGCAGGTTGTGCATCGTGTAGCTCTCAGAGTAAGCTCCTTTCTTCTAAAATACATCTAACTGAATGGTAAATGTGCAAACTGTAAACACAATGCATTTGTTCTTGCAGGGGGATGATGTACCTTTGACAGAGCAGACAGTCACCCAGGTGAGGAGAACATCCCAGCTTTACCCCTCCCTCTGCGGTGGAGTTTAAAGATCTATTAGTTTATTGACTGTTTAAAGTCATTACTTTGAAGTTTTAGCATACAAGGGTACTGTTATTGTCATTTTCCTTTTCCGGATGATTACTTGCCTCCAGGCTGTCATATTTTGTATCGTCATATATGCATAAATGTGCGTATGATCACTGATTATTCAGTGTTAAGGTGGGAGCTAGCCAATAATGGCTTCTGCCATTTAGTGTCTAGATGAGCgcatgtgtgaatgtgtgcgtgtgtgtaagGGCTCCACTTGATTAATGTTGTCATTTAAGGGGTCTGGTACTGGCTTCTACCATTCCTCCTCTGGCGATGATTAATGTCTGCGTCCAGCCATCATACTTTATGGTTATGATTTGGCCTTCATTCAACAAATTAAGATGATTAATTAGACCATGCGTATTTCTCTTCATttctaacactttttttttcctgttcagtATTTAAGCAGCAATTTCcaactttcttatttttaactttcacCTTATTTCActctatttatttagtttttgccCTCATGGTCATATCTGTTGATTTCCTTCCAGCTGATGGCAACTtaatatattgttatttttagaagttATTAAAACCAATCAAATGgaaattgtcattttaattgTAGAACAGTTCACATAGCAGGAAGATGACAATTAATTTGACTTTAGATTGACCGTCTCATAGAAAATGCTGTAAATATCACTTCCATTCAAGTCTTCTGCTTCTCTAttcagttgctttttttaagtgaatCAATTGAAAAAGATAACtcttttaaaagtgtttgaGTTGCAGCAGAGTTTGAAGTTTCtgcacttaaaaaatgtttatctttcaCAGGTCCTGCAGTCTGCGAAAGAACAGATCAAATGGTCGCTCCTTCGATAGTCCTGTCCACCACTGAGCCTCTGTTCAGACCACACGGCACTGATCATTCtactcctttttttaacttcctctTATCTTCATGAAGTTGTGAGGAGTATTACTGGCTGATCATTCCGGActtctgtttttgaaaatgtaattttcatgatttttatgTTCTGCCTTTCTCAGTATAATCTAAATGAAATGTATGCATTCCAGTTAGGACAGGCTGGTGTTTGTTGGTTTTCTGTATCATTTATGACACTTTTATTTGAAGCAGAATCTGTGGATGTGAAATAAGGAAGAACACCATTGTCCAGATTAAGACCACATTCCTTGTCCCCTGTTGTAAGATCTGTAAAGTTTGAAACAATATCATcgtttttctgatcattctatgagaataaagtcattttaGGTTCAAATGGATATCTAAGAAAAGTTCTTCAACCACTACGTCAGTTATTCATGCAAATATGTTTAACGTATTCTTAAATTTTGTCTGGGCTTGTTTTGTCACCAACACCATTTAACAAACATTGGCAACAGTATGTAACCAGCAGGTGTTCCACagggaaacatttgtttatttcagcGTTGTGTTTAGAAACTACCCTTCTCCTGCAGAAGTCATTGcatctttcattcatttttaaatgttttttttttaaaccagaataTGTTGCCTGCTTTTAACAATTTGTTTCTCACCCAAAAATTAACCACCCTTTGTAAATATGTCAGAAAATTGATATGTAGGTGCAAGGGCTCCATCTTGTGGTGGTATCAAATAACTGCAAGGTTGATTTACATAAGAATcctgaaagatgaaaaagaaagtgCTCATTTAATTGAAATCCAAACCAGACAGTAATGAGTTCTCAGAGGTGAAAATAAAGGTATGCATTTATCAATTAACAGTCACTGCACAGTAAAATTAATGCAAGAGTATTATTGCAAATATGGATACTAAAAGAGATCCAGATGTGAGAAAGATCACTGCAGAAAGGGAATTTTTGCTTTGGTGCCTCCTGCTAAATTTAATGTTTAGCCATGCCATTAATACTTAAAGGAAACCAAGTGTTTAGCTTTAGGGATAGAACTTTCTCCCAAATAATTCTAAAACTCAGAATGATTGGATAGGATTAATGCTACAAACATACACGGTTTAGATATGATTTACATGATTAAAGatcatttgaaaaatatgcAGTTTGTCAAATATTTCTGTATAATTGttcacaattttgtttttgaaaaattctaTTAAACCCTTAAacctaatcatttttttatctactgttCANNNNNNNNNNNNNNNNNNNNNNNNNNNNNNNNNNNNNNNNNNNNNNNNNNNNNNNNNNNNNNNNNNNNNNNNNNNNNNNNNNNNNNNNNNNNNNNNNNNNNNNNNNNNNNNNNNNNNNNNNNNNNNNNNNNNNNNNNNNNNNNNNNNNNNNNNNNNNNNNNNNNNNNNNNNNNNNNNNNNNNNNNNNNNNNNNNNNNNNNNNNNNNNNNNNNNNNNNNNNNNNNNNNNNNNNNNNNNNNNNNNNNNNNNNNNNNNNNNNNNNNNNNNNNNNNNNNNNNNNNNNNAATCATAACAGtaagaaaataatgtattttggTTTTGCTTTTCATCTCTTTATTCTCTACCAGTAGCACAAATGACAGCCACAATCCCCACTGTTTCACCAGATGAAAAGCAATATAAAAGGTAATTATTATAAAGCGACTTCATTATCGCACGAGTGTACTGTCATCACACCAACTTTCAGATATAATGAGGACAGcttatctgtgtgtgttttgtcaGTGAAGGAAGCAGGGGGGATGAAGGTTAAAGAGGACGAGCCTCGCAGAAGCAGGCAGCagtaaatgtaattaaatgaaATCCCAACGAGATGCACAGCAGGAGAAGGGAGAGGGTTACACCAGATCCCGCACAAGACGCCTGTCCAGACACTCACTTTTCATCTAAATAACCCTGCAGCACCATCGGCAGCTCAGTGGCTTGCTTTCATCCTCTAATTACAGTTGCACCGTCATAAAAACCAGCCAggtaatttatattaattatacAGGAATGAGTATAACGGTTAAAAACTCCATGGCTTGACATACTGCACATAACATGCAGTAAAATTGTCAGATGTCTGGGTTAGAGCCTTGTAATTGATCGATGCATATATTGAAAGAGTTGCTCTCTTccccgtgtgtgtgtgtggacttTGTAAATTAGAGTCAATAAATTATTATCATCTGTAAGCTTACAGAGTCTTTATGTCATAGTCGATGGGCCCCCGCCCGCATTCAATGGCTTGTCCAGCTAAACAGATGCAATCCTGGATATCAATAAGAGCATTTTAGATCCAGAATAGTTATTGAATAATAGATTTTATATCTTCCGATTAGAGCAAGATCCATTAGATTTTTAATCAACCACTCTATTAAAATTAACTGTTTCACcagaatatttttgaatattttattcatttagctGGAATAAAATTGGAAATAATAAATAGTAAGCTGGATGATGCTTAATTTTGAgccttaataaaaacaaacaaaaaataaaaatcacccAAATTTTGTCaattatgtgtttgtttttacccCCCTGCTAGTACTTTTGAATCTTTTCCAggtaattatgacatttttatcagAAGTCGTACAGGTCATAGCACGCTCACTGATGGTTTGTAGGTATTTGAGCTGCAGCTTGCAATATTTCACCTTTCACCCACTATTCTGTTAGAGCGCGTTAAGGCAGAGGatgtttatgtaaaaacacCCTGATTTCCATCAGATGACTGAATCTGTCACTCTGCTGTGCCAGAATAAAGTCTCGATTAGGatcttggaagaaaaaaataataaagaatttaCGATAGCCTGTGGAACGTGCAGCTTTGACaattctaaaaaacaaataaaaccagacATTTAAAGACATAGGAATGAGTCCTTCAGCATTACTCTGAGTGAAGGTTGTTGTGCATGCAGAGACGAGAAGAAATGCACTGGGGCCTGCTCCCcttgctgcagcagcagcagcagcattgtGGCAGCCTGACGTGGTTTATGGCCCTAGTTGCCCCTCTGGGTCTGTTTATGGATTCCCATAGAAAAGAGAATCATGGCCACTCCAAGGAAAGCCAGCCAAAAACAACACCTCCACCATTGCACTCTTGCCTGCTTTTGCCATAACTCAATCTGCTATTTATGTTTCTGAAGATGGGAGggaaaaagagaacattttcataGTAATGACATAAGATGACTGTAAATTCTGAtgataatgtttaatttttttttttgttgatgaaaaataaaaatgtcactgcAAACGTGTTTAGTTTATTGGATGTCGTTAcaagttggggaaaaaaatcgcTGAGATTTGTTTAGGgacagacttgttttttttctgagtagccttcaaagaagcatttttttttttttatttttagatttatggtATGAAAACGCTAAACTTTGATAGGATAATGAAAGCACACCACCACTGGGATTGTTAGCCGGGGAAATATTCCACctgacacattttttcctcGGCTGTTTTCCCTACAGAACTCTCCATTGAAAGCATGCTTTATAGGAGGAGTAGTGGAAGCTAACCAGCGGTGCTCCAGCGTAGATGTTTTGGGTTTGCGGTATTCAGGAGCTGATCCATCATCTTCTTCTAAACATCTGGACAGTGAATGGGCTTGGCTGGATTCTGGTCTTTCCCATCTCTGGACCCTGACAGGCAGGCTATAAAGGTATGCTACTGTGGTTATGAGAACCAGAAGTGACGCTATGAAACAGTCAGTATGAGGTTTTTGTGtaataacaatataaaatatatatatattttaaatgttcactATTTTTTTGGTAGCTTCAAAAgcaattcaagaaaaaaaaatcacttttaagaAGAAACTAAGTCTCCAAGCAtgtttgattttcctttttatgttaatttgaacaaaaatgtctaACAAAAGTGAacacacaactttaaaataaaataaaaaggaggggTTTGGATGCGTTTTAGGAATGTGTAGAAGAGTGTTTTCCAGCGGCATACCTCCACACTCATGTTCTCTAATCTACTTTCCCACTTTCTCTGCTCCCTCCCCTTGGGTTCCCCAGCCACACCACAACACCCTTAACAGAGGAGCCCTGGCAGATTTACGGCCCTCGTCTTTCCATTGGCCGCTAGCGTGACAGCCGAGATTTAATGCCGCCTTCTTATTGGCCAACACTTGACAAGTTAATGTATGGCTGCAGTGTGATTTGATGCCTCCCGCCTTTGAAGTGAGTTACTGCTCTGTCACTTATAGGACACAGAAACGGTGTCAGGTTGCAATCGTAAAA
It encodes:
- the copz1 gene encoding coatomer subunit zeta-1, with protein sequence MDSPILEPSLYTVKAVLILDNDGDRLYAKYYDDTYPTVKEQKAFEKNIFNKTHRTDSEIALLEGLTVVYKSNIDLFFYVIGSSHENELMLMAVLNCLFDSLSQMLRKNVEKRALLENMEGLFLAVDEIVDGGVILESDPQQVVHRVALRGDDVPLTEQTVTQVLQSAKEQIKWSLLR